One genomic segment of bacterium includes these proteins:
- a CDS encoding response regulator SirA: MQNKITHVIKRSGAIVPFKHERVINAIYRAAVAVGGRDKEKAEELAEEVVKILNEKFNEKTYPHIEDIQDIVEKVLIENGHAKVAKEFILYREEAARRRDEEGRINSKLNENIPWAKVWRNLDWAVEHKLNTVDLLNERVINGEFAQIVHESETLYEDDVELAAKLIIERLKDLRMVMISGPSSSGKTSTTMKLEQKLIKKGFKFKALIVDHYFFDLEFHPKDEFGDYDFETPQALDLPLINEHLVKLSQGEKVLIPSYDFKTGTRTLDVTPMKLEKDELLLIDSLHGLYPDFSKDISSEVKFKLYLEPLLQMKGPDNKYIRWTDIRLIRRMLRDFAHRAYNPTQTLEHWHYVRSSEMRNIIPYSNTADFIISSAMPYELCFYSQKLGKDFIEWEKKYKDDPLKTDSYERASRLAELLKHITPVADDSSVPHDSVLREFIGGSSIVH, encoded by the coding sequence ATGCAGAATAAAATTACACACGTAATTAAAAGAAGCGGCGCGATAGTTCCGTTCAAACATGAACGTGTTATCAACGCTATTTACCGGGCTGCAGTTGCTGTGGGCGGAAGAGATAAAGAAAAAGCCGAAGAACTTGCCGAAGAGGTAGTTAAAATATTAAATGAAAAGTTTAATGAAAAAACTTATCCGCATATCGAGGACATACAGGATATTGTTGAAAAGGTTTTAATTGAAAACGGACACGCTAAAGTTGCAAAAGAATTTATTCTTTACAGGGAAGAAGCTGCACGACGAAGAGATGAAGAAGGAAGAATAAATTCAAAGCTGAATGAAAATATTCCCTGGGCAAAAGTCTGGCGTAATCTGGATTGGGCAGTTGAACATAAACTTAATACTGTCGATTTATTGAACGAACGGGTTATAAATGGTGAATTTGCACAGATCGTACACGAGTCGGAAACTTTGTATGAAGATGATGTTGAGCTTGCTGCTAAATTAATTATCGAACGGCTGAAAGATCTACGGATGGTTATGATAAGCGGTCCGTCTTCTTCCGGAAAGACCAGCACAACAATGAAATTGGAGCAGAAGCTTATTAAAAAAGGATTTAAGTTTAAAGCACTTATAGTCGATCATTACTTTTTCGATCTTGAGTTCCATCCAAAAGATGAGTTCGGCGATTATGATTTTGAAACTCCTCAGGCTCTAGATCTTCCATTGATAAATGAGCACCTTGTCAAACTGAGCCAGGGAGAAAAGGTTCTGATTCCAAGTTATGATTTCAAAACCGGGACCCGGACTCTCGATGTTACTCCTATGAAACTTGAAAAAGATGAGTTGCTATTAATTGATAGTCTACACGGACTTTATCCTGATTTCAGCAAAGACATTTCTTCTGAAGTAAAATTCAAATTGTATCTTGAACCGCTTTTGCAGATGAAAGGTCCGGACAACAAATATATTCGATGGACAGATATCAGATTAATAAGAAGAATGCTTCGCGATTTTGCACACCGTGCATACAATCCGACACAGACGCTCGAACACTGGCATTACGTTCGTTCCAGTGAAATGAGAAATATTATTCCGTACAGCAATACGGCAGATTTTATCATCAGCAGTGCAATGCCGTACGAACTTTGTTTTTATTCGCAAAAACTCGGAAAGGATTTTATCGAATGGGAGAAAAAGTATAAAGATGATCCGCTGAAAACAGATTCTTATGAAAGAGCTTCACGATTGGCTGAATTATTAAAGCACATTACTCCGGTTGCAGATGATTCTTCTGTTCCGCATGATTCTGTATTGAGAGAGTTTATAGGAGGAAGCAGTATAGTACATTAA
- a CDS encoding DUF4065 domain-containing protein yields the protein MRKNNFNLFTGNYKILLGILNFYKEEYPNKQLGKTMIQKLCYLLTREDILDYDYSLYHYGPYSVDLESDLDILNFFDEVSIGWNQYGYDIEIKNQELKLDKLQAEKIKNVIENYGHYTATDLSLVATALYIKDNYGIDDYDLVDEVHNIKPNFNPEYIENVLQSAEII from the coding sequence ATGAGAAAAAATAATTTCAATCTTTTCACTGGTAACTATAAAATACTTCTTGGCATTTTAAATTTTTATAAAGAAGAGTATCCTAATAAGCAATTAGGTAAAACAATGATACAAAAATTATGTTATTTATTGACGAGAGAGGATATTCTCGACTATGATTATAGTCTTTACCATTATGGGCCATATTCTGTGGATTTAGAGAGCGATCTAGATATTTTAAATTTTTTTGACGAAGTCAGCATTGGGTGGAACCAATATGGTTATGATATTGAAATTAAAAATCAAGAATTAAAACTAGATAAACTTCAAGCAGAAAAAATTAAAAATGTTATAGAAAATTACGGACATTATACAGCAACAGACTTGTCATTAGTTGCAACAGCTTTATATATTAAGGATAACTATGGAATTGACGATTATGATTTAGTAGATGAGGTTCATAATATAAAGCCTAACTTTAATCCTGAATATATTGAAAACGTTTTACAATCTGCAGAAATAATATAA
- a CDS encoding HD domain-containing protein, whose protein sequence is MANSFEVRDPIYGFITFDEWEKSLIDSQPFQRLRRIQQLALTNYIYPSANHSRFEHSLGVMHLASLMFNSIISDDRNRKLLEQEYGYNDAGILKSEKLIRLAALLHDIGHPPFSHAAEELFPQIAGSNKNYKHEQYSTAIITGPLKHLIEDHKGNSNYEFTAEKVAALIDGNPNILRNFLFWKELIASQLDADKGDYLLRDSHHIGVRYGLYDYNRLLNTLALGKKPKEEGGEIILGVREDGWHIAESVILARYQMFTQVYFHKTRQIYDYHLKEAILEVLEGKKFPTPDKIEEYLKYDDIKIWDLLLKKGNRHSKAILDRDHMREIYKTKEYEIDEKHEPIKGISEKLTQNKIDNYIIRSSSAWYKTDLNKEIMIISKEGEVRPLTEYSEIVKNIGYINQSRLYVWPDNRNKAKEFINEKK, encoded by the coding sequence ATGGCTAATAGTTTTGAAGTAAGAGATCCCATTTATGGATTTATTACTTTTGATGAGTGGGAAAAATCTCTAATAGATAGCCAACCCTTCCAAAGATTAAGAAGAATTCAACAGCTTGCATTAACAAATTACATTTATCCAAGTGCTAATCATAGTAGATTTGAACATTCCTTGGGAGTCATGCACTTAGCATCGCTTATGTTTAATTCTATAATAAGTGATGATAGGAATAGAAAATTATTAGAACAAGAATATGGCTATAATGATGCGGGAATACTTAAAAGCGAAAAATTAATTAGATTGGCTGCATTATTACATGACATTGGACATCCTCCTTTTTCTCACGCTGCGGAAGAATTGTTTCCACAAATAGCAGGTAGCAATAAGAATTATAAACATGAACAATATAGTACTGCAATAATTACAGGTCCTCTGAAACATCTAATCGAAGATCACAAGGGAAATAGCAATTATGAATTCACTGCCGAGAAAGTTGCTGCACTTATCGATGGTAACCCTAATATATTGCGTAATTTTCTTTTTTGGAAAGAGTTAATTGCTAGTCAACTCGATGCAGATAAAGGAGATTATCTATTGAGAGATTCACACCATATTGGAGTTAGGTATGGACTATATGATTATAATAGATTGTTAAACACATTAGCTTTAGGTAAAAAACCAAAAGAAGAAGGGGGAGAAATTATCTTAGGAGTTAGAGAAGATGGTTGGCATATTGCAGAATCTGTTATTCTAGCTAGGTACCAAATGTTTACACAAGTTTATTTTCATAAGACTAGACAGATATACGATTATCATTTAAAAGAAGCTATATTAGAAGTATTAGAAGGGAAAAAATTTCCAACACCAGATAAAATAGAAGAATATCTGAAATATGATGATATTAAAATTTGGGATCTTCTTTTGAAAAAAGGTAATAGGCATTCAAAGGCAATTTTAGATAGAGATCATATGAGGGAAATTTATAAAACTAAAGAATACGAAATAGATGAGAAGCATGAACCAATTAAAGGCATTTCTGAAAAATTAACTCAAAACAAAATTGATAACTATATTATACGATCAAGTAGTGCTTGGTATAAAACAGATTTAAATAAAGAGATAATGATAATTTCGAAAGAAGGGGAAGTACGGCCATTAACGGAGTACTCTGAAATTGTTAAAAATATTGGTTACATTAATCAATCTAGACTTTATGTCTGGCCAGATAATAGAAACAAAGCAAAGGAGTTTATCAATGAGAAAAAATAA
- a CDS encoding matrixin family metalloprotease — MKTKISSILILIFILLVAAAANHPQQSKNNKPQSSVNKKIFNIYRSQDATISKPSTITNNKRKDFSINRKEKKINNSQRNNKKYSVDRFVSKTKSSENYFRIDKSGNSLWDGKHWDMDDYPLKVYVKESSSLYYHSDYKDYVYYAFKLWQKTDKRIQYTFTNNSRDADIQFKFVENLGKRYEENYLGLTDYDVNSKNEIEQSTVQISLIKFGDEKVSAGEIKATIIHELGHVFGLGHSENEKDIMYPFISSDHTSKKTYDELSIGDKQAIKDAIDLGNDEKYVRK, encoded by the coding sequence ATGAAGACGAAAATCAGTTCCATCTTAATCTTAATATTCATTCTTTTAGTTGCCGCTGCAGCAAACCACCCACAACAATCCAAAAACAACAAACCGCAATCTTCGGTCAACAAGAAAATTTTTAATATTTACCGGTCACAAGATGCAACAATCAGTAAACCTTCAACAATAACGAACAATAAAAGAAAAGATTTTTCTATAAACAGAAAAGAAAAGAAGATTAACAATTCACAACGGAACAACAAGAAATATTCAGTTGACAGATTTGTATCTAAAACAAAAAGTTCAGAAAATTATTTCCGTATTGATAAATCCGGGAATTCACTCTGGGATGGCAAACACTGGGATATGGATGATTATCCACTGAAAGTTTATGTTAAAGAATCTTCTTCACTGTATTATCATTCCGATTATAAGGATTATGTTTATTATGCTTTTAAACTCTGGCAAAAAACTGACAAGAGGATTCAGTACACTTTCACCAATAACAGCAGGGATGCAGATATTCAGTTTAAGTTTGTTGAAAATCTCGGAAAGAGGTATGAGGAAAATTATCTTGGTTTGACTGACTACGATGTAAACAGCAAAAATGAAATCGAACAATCAACAGTTCAGATCAGCCTGATAAAGTTTGGTGATGAAAAAGTTAGCGCGGGTGAAATAAAAGCAACGATTATTCACGAACTTGGTCACGTATTCGGACTTGGTCATTCTGAGAATGAAAAAGATATTATGTATCCATTTATCAGTTCCGATCACACATCAAAAAAAACTTATGACGAACTTTCCATAGGCGATAAGCAGGCAATAAAAGATGCAATTGATCTAGGTAACGACGAAAAATATGTTCGGAAGTGA
- a CDS encoding VCBS repeat-containing protein: MKSVFLLFILSALWLQVFAQGNFVVNTVSPQSQSLNFLPTLEITINFSSAVDIASFNDTTFKVWGRWSGVHKGTIVPFNNNNSIHFTPDENFFYGEQVTVSLSKGIKDTAGNYLQTGYSWNFWTRTLPGSMDLTRTSIINVREPGEGWIQTYGTYAGDLDSDGWSDFIVPNENANDIRVFMNDQNGSYNDFTIFNINGGSRPSTNEGFDYNLDGKMDFTVGNSTNNLVTVFKGDGTGSFSDIQNYTADTGIRGLVVLDADGDGFPDIVTANRDASNVSIIKNNTDGTFASAINFEGNGNGETAAASADVNGDGIMDLFLGAIYSDEVMLWLGDGNGGFIFKDEVAVGNGPWMVVSGDVNNDGIPDVVCANSSGSSFSVVLCDSAGNLSSPTNYSVGNFPLSVDLGDVDGDLDLDIVTSNFTGGNFTLYENDGNGIFINRNDLPSNQAGSCAVFHDRDNDGDMDMTGVDELQDLLILFTNGSLTNVKNEDYIPDEIVLYQNYPNPFNPETSLQYAVGSRQYVTLKVYDILGNEIATLVNEEKAPGTYEMNFNGGGLSSGMYFYTLRTGAFSETKKMILQK; the protein is encoded by the coding sequence ATGAAATCTGTGTTTTTACTTTTTATTCTTTCTGCACTTTGGCTGCAGGTATTCGCTCAGGGAAATTTTGTAGTGAATACAGTTTCACCTCAATCCCAATCATTGAATTTTCTCCCTACGCTTGAGATAACAATTAACTTTTCCAGTGCTGTTGATATTGCTTCTTTCAATGATACTACGTTTAAGGTTTGGGGAAGATGGTCGGGTGTCCACAAAGGAACAATTGTTCCCTTCAATAATAACAACTCAATTCATTTCACACCCGATGAAAACTTTTTCTATGGCGAGCAAGTAACGGTCTCTCTATCAAAAGGAATTAAAGATACTGCTGGTAATTATCTGCAGACTGGATATTCATGGAATTTCTGGACTAGGACGCTTCCCGGTTCAATGGATTTAACAAGAACCTCAATAATAAATGTGCGAGAACCTGGCGAGGGATGGATTCAAACCTATGGAACGTATGCAGGAGATCTTGATAGTGATGGTTGGAGCGACTTTATTGTACCGAATGAAAATGCAAATGACATCAGAGTTTTTATGAATGATCAAAACGGAAGTTATAATGATTTTACTATCTTCAACATTAACGGAGGATCCAGACCAAGTACCAATGAGGGATTCGATTATAACCTCGATGGTAAAATGGATTTTACTGTCGGCAACAGTACAAATAATCTGGTGACAGTTTTTAAAGGAGACGGCACAGGTAGTTTTTCAGATATCCAGAATTACACTGCGGATACAGGTATAAGAGGACTGGTTGTATTAGATGCAGATGGAGACGGTTTTCCAGACATTGTTACAGCAAACAGGGATGCCAGTAATGTTTCTATTATTAAGAATAACACTGACGGAACATTTGCATCAGCAATTAATTTTGAAGGAAATGGAAACGGAGAAACAGCAGCCGCATCTGCTGATGTAAACGGTGATGGTATTATGGATTTATTCCTCGGGGCAATTTATTCAGACGAAGTTATGCTCTGGCTTGGTGATGGAAATGGTGGTTTTATTTTCAAAGATGAAGTAGCCGTTGGTAATGGTCCCTGGATGGTGGTTTCTGGCGATGTGAATAATGATGGAATACCAGATGTTGTTTGTGCCAACTCAAGCGGTTCAAGTTTTTCGGTTGTGCTGTGTGATAGTGCAGGAAATCTTTCTTCTCCAACAAATTATTCTGTTGGAAATTTTCCATTGTCAGTTGATCTTGGCGATGTAGATGGCGATCTCGATCTGGATATTGTTACGAGTAATTTTACCGGCGGTAATTTTACTCTATATGAAAACGATGGAAACGGAATTTTCATCAACCGGAATGATCTTCCATCAAACCAGGCAGGAAGCTGTGCAGTTTTTCACGACAGAGATAATGACGGTGATATGGATATGACAGGCGTTGATGAACTACAGGATTTACTTATCCTTTTTACAAATGGTTCTTTGACAAATGTAAAGAATGAAGATTATATACCAGATGAAATTGTCCTTTATCAAAATTATCCCAATCCGTTTAATCCGGAAACCAGTCTGCAGTATGCAGTCGGCAGTAGGCAATATGTTACGTTAAAAGTCTATGACATTTTAGGAAATGAAATTGCAACATTAGTAAATGAAGAAAAGGCCCCTGGAACATACGAAATGAACTTTAATGGAGGTGGATTATCAAGCGGAATGTATTTTTATACTTTGAGAACTGGAGCTTTTTCCGAAACGAAAAAGATGATCCTGCAAAAATAA
- a CDS encoding peptidase C1, translated as MKTTSLLLTILIAFFLLNSLLAQEEKNKGVFQEEKDGFYKNEIEKSLDDFNVPEKEKKKEFKLDFTGMDLPKSKDEFTSFWHTDPVSQGRTGTCWCFSTTSFFESEVYRLHQKKVKLSEMYTVYWEYVEKAKRYIKERGNSAFEEGSEANAVPRIWKMYGVVPAEAYSGMLPEQKFHDHTAMHREMKSYLENIKSTHAWNEDEAIKVIKSILNHYMGEPPAEFYFEAKKYSPKEFLNDHIKIIPDDYVDILSYMQQPYYKQVEYEVPDNWWHSNIYYNVPLNVYMDAVKNAIRNGYTMAIGGDVSEAGYDSWHKVGVIPTFDIPSEYIDENARQFRFSNETTTDDHGIHLVGYMEKDGKDWYLIKDSGAGSRNTGDKGYYFYHEDYVKLKIMDFMVHKDAVENILKKFKEQNE; from the coding sequence ATGAAAACCACATCATTACTACTTACCATACTTATAGCTTTCTTTTTGCTGAACTCACTTTTAGCACAAGAAGAAAAAAACAAAGGAGTTTTCCAGGAAGAGAAAGATGGCTTCTACAAAAATGAAATTGAAAAAAGTTTAGATGATTTTAACGTGCCTGAAAAGGAAAAGAAGAAAGAATTTAAACTTGATTTTACCGGGATGGATCTGCCAAAATCCAAGGACGAGTTTACCAGCTTCTGGCACACTGATCCTGTTTCCCAGGGAAGAACCGGAACCTGTTGGTGTTTTTCAACTACATCGTTTTTTGAATCAGAAGTTTACAGGCTTCACCAGAAAAAGGTAAAACTTTCAGAAATGTACACCGTTTACTGGGAGTATGTTGAGAAAGCGAAACGATATATTAAAGAAAGAGGAAACTCGGCATTTGAGGAAGGTTCTGAGGCAAATGCAGTTCCCAGAATCTGGAAAATGTACGGAGTTGTTCCGGCAGAAGCTTACTCAGGAATGCTTCCAGAACAAAAATTTCACGACCACACAGCAATGCACAGGGAAATGAAATCATACCTTGAAAATATTAAATCAACTCACGCCTGGAATGAAGATGAAGCAATCAAGGTTATTAAATCAATATTAAATCACTACATGGGTGAACCACCAGCTGAGTTTTATTTTGAAGCAAAGAAATATTCACCAAAAGAATTTTTAAATGATCACATCAAAATAATCCCTGATGATTATGTTGATATTCTTTCATATATGCAGCAGCCATATTACAAGCAGGTTGAATATGAAGTGCCGGATAACTGGTGGCACAGCAACATCTATTACAACGTACCTTTAAATGTTTATATGGACGCTGTGAAGAATGCAATAAGAAATGGCTATACTATGGCAATCGGCGGAGATGTATCTGAAGCCGGTTACGATTCGTGGCATAAAGTCGGTGTCATTCCAACTTTCGATATTCCTTCAGAATATATTGATGAGAACGCGAGACAGTTCCGCTTCAGTAACGAAACCACGACTGACGATCATGGAATTCATCTTGTTGGTTATATGGAAAAGGATGGAAAGGATTGGTATTTAATTAAAGATTCAGGTGCTGGTTCGCGAAACACTGGTGATAAAGGATATTATTTTTATCACGAAGATTATGTTAAGCTGAAGATTATGGATTTTATGGTTCACAAAGATGCGGTTGAAAATATTCTGAAAAAGTTTAAAGAGCAGAACGAGTAA
- a CDS encoding valine--tRNA ligase — protein sequence MTENKHEIPKAYDPSKTEDKWYKYWLDNGLFHSEPNDKPPFTIAIPPPNITGMLTMGHILNNTIQDVYIRLKRMQGFNSCWVPGTDHASIATETKVTKFLEEKGIDKYKIGREEFLKHCQEWRKEYGGIIIQQLKKLGVSCDWRRERFTMDDDYYREVIKAFVDLYKEGKIYRGYRMVNWDPANKSAISDEEVLYRTVNGKLWYFRYPVVGMDKYIVVATTRPETILGDTGVAVNPNDERYKDLIGKKVKLPTLPTGRQVVGREIPIFADEYVDMEFGTGAVKVTPAHDVNDYAMGQRHKLEIVNIFNPDATTNKNVPDWLQGLDRFEARKKVVEWFEKNNLMEKIEDYQNKVGYSERGGVPIEPYLSEQWFMKMSELAKPALDVVREGKVKFYPAHWEKTYFHWMENISDWCISRQLWWGHRIPVWYHKQTKEIYCEVHPPKDIDNYTQDDDVLDTWASSWIWAHAIFRTEEERKYYYPTSILVTAPDIIFFWVARMIMSGMHFMKDIPFSHVYFTSVIRDLQGRKMSKSLGNSPDPLDVIKEFGADALRFTVLYLAPLGQDVLFSADKCDFGRNFANKIWNAGRFLLMNAENIKVDEKLKDAHIDFADEWIISRFNETLEEFNNAMESFEINNATKIIYSFVWNDFCDWYVEMIKNRLYADDEEVKSAVLTRALSIFENILKMVHPFMPFVTEEIYQLMKERKDGESISTSEFPKVKKESINAQADREMETVEHIVTVLRNIRGEMNIPPSKKINVLLKSNEVKERQIDYIKKLAKVEDLKAGVNITKPKASASALVKSAEIYVPLEGLIDLDVERQRLQKEITRLEGSLAGIEKKLSNEKFVSGAPAEVVEKERAKQRDWQENLMKLKEILANLN from the coding sequence ATGACAGAAAACAAACACGAAATCCCCAAAGCATACGATCCTTCAAAGACAGAGGATAAATGGTATAAATACTGGCTCGATAACGGACTCTTTCACTCGGAGCCAAATGACAAACCGCCGTTCACAATTGCAATTCCTCCGCCGAATATTACCGGCATGCTTACGATGGGACACATCCTCAACAACACAATCCAGGATGTTTACATCCGTCTGAAAAGAATGCAGGGTTTCAACTCCTGCTGGGTTCCGGGAACAGACCACGCATCAATCGCCACGGAAACAAAAGTAACAAAGTTTCTTGAAGAGAAGGGAATTGATAAATATAAAATTGGTCGCGAAGAATTTCTTAAGCATTGCCAGGAGTGGAGAAAAGAATACGGCGGAATAATCATCCAGCAGTTGAAGAAGCTTGGCGTTAGCTGCGACTGGCGGCGTGAACGCTTCACAATGGATGACGATTACTACCGCGAAGTGATAAAAGCTTTCGTTGATCTTTACAAGGAAGGAAAAATTTATCGCGGCTACAGGATGGTTAACTGGGATCCTGCAAACAAGTCGGCTATTTCCGATGAAGAAGTTCTTTACAGAACTGTTAACGGGAAACTCTGGTACTTCCGTTACCCGGTTGTGGGAATGGATAAATATATTGTTGTTGCTACGACACGACCGGAAACAATACTCGGCGATACGGGTGTTGCAGTAAATCCGAATGATGAACGATACAAAGATCTCATCGGCAAAAAAGTTAAGCTGCCGACCTTGCCTACCGGCAGGCAGGTTGTCGGAAGAGAGATTCCGATTTTTGCTGATGAATATGTTGATATGGAATTCGGAACAGGTGCAGTAAAGGTAACACCCGCACACGATGTAAATGATTATGCAATGGGTCAGAGACACAAGCTGGAAATTGTTAACATTTTCAATCCTGATGCTACAACAAACAAAAACGTTCCTGATTGGCTCCAAGGTTTGGATCGCTTTGAAGCAAGAAAGAAAGTCGTGGAGTGGTTTGAGAAAAATAATTTGATGGAAAAGATTGAAGATTATCAGAACAAAGTCGGTTACTCGGAAAGAGGCGGCGTTCCGATTGAGCCGTATTTATCTGAACAATGGTTTATGAAAATGTCTGAGCTTGCAAAACCAGCACTCGATGTTGTGCGGGAAGGAAAAGTAAAATTTTATCCAGCACACTGGGAGAAAACTTATTTTCACTGGATGGAAAACATTAGTGACTGGTGCATATCTCGCCAGCTTTGGTGGGGACACAGGATTCCTGTTTGGTATCACAAGCAAACAAAAGAAATTTACTGTGAAGTTCATCCGCCGAAAGATATTGATAATTATACACAGGATGATGATGTGCTAGATACTTGGGCATCAAGCTGGATTTGGGCTCACGCAATTTTCAGAACGGAGGAGGAAAGAAAGTATTATTATCCGACCTCAATTCTTGTAACGGCTCCTGATATAATTTTCTTCTGGGTTGCAAGAATGATTATGTCCGGAATGCATTTTATGAAAGATATTCCTTTCAGTCACGTTTACTTCACAAGTGTCATTCGTGATCTGCAGGGAAGAAAGATGAGCAAGTCACTCGGCAACTCTCCAGATCCACTCGATGTAATTAAAGAATTTGGTGCTGATGCGTTACGGTTTACGGTTCTTTACCTTGCACCGCTTGGACAGGATGTTCTTTTCTCTGCTGACAAATGTGATTTTGGAAGAAACTTTGCAAACAAAATCTGGAATGCCGGAAGATTCCTTCTGATGAATGCTGAGAATATTAAAGTTGATGAAAAACTGAAAGATGCTCATATTGATTTTGCGGACGAATGGATTATTTCACGCTTCAATGAAACACTTGAAGAGTTCAACAATGCAATGGAAAGTTTTGAAATCAACAACGCAACAAAGATCATTTACTCTTTTGTGTGGAATGACTTCTGCGACTGGTATGTTGAAATGATAAAGAATAGATTGTATGCTGATGATGAGGAGGTTAAATCTGCTGTTCTGACAAGAGCATTATCAATCTTTGAAAATATATTGAAGATGGTTCATCCGTTTATGCCGTTTGTGACGGAGGAGATTTATCAATTGATGAAAGAGAGAAAAGATGGAGAGAGCATTTCAACTTCTGAGTTTCCGAAAGTGAAAAAGGAGTCGATAAATGCTCAGGCTGATCGGGAAATGGAAACAGTTGAGCATATTGTTACAGTACTCAGAAATATTCGCGGCGAGATGAATATTCCTCCTTCCAAGAAGATAAATGTTTTACTAAAGTCAAATGAAGTAAAAGAACGACAGATCGATTATATTAAAAAGCTTGCAAAGGTTGAAGACCTGAAAGCAGGTGTAAACATAACGAAGCCCAAAGCCAGTGCATCTGCACTAGTAAAATCTGCTGAGATTTACGTTCCGCTTGAAGGATTGATTGATCTTGATGTTGAAAGGCAAAGATTGCAGAAAGAAATTACACGGCTTGAAGGTTCTCTTGCAGGAATAGAAAAGAAACTATCCAATGAAAAGTTTGTTAGCGGTGCACCGGCAGAAGTCGTTGAAAAAGAAAGAGCAAAGCAAAGAGATTGGCAGGAGAATTTGATGAAGCTAAAAGAAATTTTGGCGAATTTAAATTGA